The Thermoleophilia bacterium genome includes the window GCCCTGGTACCTCTCCAGTGTCTATAACTGTCAGCAATGCGGCGCCTGCGACGTGTCCTGCAAGTACGGCATGGACATGGAGGTCCTGCTTCCCATCCAGGAGCTTCGCATCAAGGCAGTGGAAGACGGGCATGCGCATCCGGCTCTGGCGCGCGTGGTGGAGCGGATGAACAAGACCGGGAGCATGGTCCCCATGGAAGGGGCAAGCCGTGGGGACTGGGCTGCGGACTTGGGCCTCAAAGACGCCACCCAAGAGAAGGTGGAGGTTCTCTACCACGTAGGGTGCCTGACCAGCTTTGATAAGGATATGCAGGCGGTGGCTCGGGCGACGGCCAAGGTACTTGGCGCGGCCGGGATTGACTTTGGCATCCTGGGCGATGCCGAGACCTGCTGTGGGGGGCGCGCCTACGAGATGGGCCACAAGAATGACTTCATGACTCAGGCCAAGAAGAGCATGGAGGTCATCCGGTCCACTGGGGCAAAATTCCTGGTCACGAGCTGCGCCGAGTGCTACCAGGCCTACAAGGTTCTCTACGATCGTTTTGGCCTACGGAATGATTCGGAGCTTAAGGTTCTCCATACCTCTCAGCTTCTAGACGAGGTGATAAGCCAGGGCAACCTCAAGCTAAGTGGCCGGGTCGATCTGTGTGTTACTTATCACGATCCTTGCCATCTGGGCAGACTAGGAGAGCCCTGGATCCACTGGCAGGGTAAAAAAGTGCCGGGCGACCGCTTCATCTTTGACCCGCCGAAGCCTTACCGCCGCGGCACTAACGGGGTATACGAGCCGCCGCGCCGGGTGCTAAAAAGCGTACCCGGGGTGATTCTCGAGGAGATGGACCGCATAAAGGAATACGCGTGGTGCGCTGGTTCGTGCGGTGGTGTTACCGACTCCAATCCGGAGTTTGCCGAATGGACCGCCGAGCAGCGTCTCGAAGAGGCGCTCTGCACAGGCGCGGAGGCGATTGTCTCGGCTACCCCGTGGGGCGAGAAGCTCCTGCGCGATGTCGCAAAGAAGAACGACGTGCAGCTCGAGGTTTATGACCTTGTTGAACTGGTCGCCCAGGCTATCTAGGAAGGAGGTCGAAAGCCTTGGCACTTACTAAGGAAATGTATGAGGCGTTCGCAGGGGTAGTGGGGGAAGAGAATCTCTGCGACGATCCCGCCATGATGGCTGCTTATTTCCGCACGGATTTTGCGGCGGTGGTGATGCCCAAGGACACTGCCGAAGTCCAAGCGGTCGTCAGATTGTGCAATAAGTTCAAGCTAAAGTTTAGGCCCATATGTACAGGCTGGACGGGAGTCTTCCAGCCGGGCAGCGTTCTGCTTGATCTGCGGCGGATGAACCGCATCATCGAGATCAACGAAAAGAACATGTATGCGGTAGTGGAGCCGTACGTGACTTCTGCCCAGCTGCAGGCTGAGCTGTTTAAGCGAGGGCTGAACACCAACATGAAGGGGGCAGGAGCCCAGTGTTCGGCCATGCTTCGGGGCCACGGACATCTCGATCAGTCGTGTGGCGCTGACGATCGCAATCACCTAGCTGTGGAGTGGGTGACTCCCGAGGGCGAGCTGGTCAAGATGGGATCCTGGGGCGCCATCGGTGAGTGGTTCTGTGGCGATGGGCCAGGCCCCTCTTTGCGCTCCCTTGTGTCCAGTGTGGTTCCGCCGAGCACCACTCCGGGCGTCTTCACCAAGGTGGCGATGAAGCTTTATCACTGGCCGGGGCCTGATAAGTACGCGCTGGAGGGCTACTCTCCCAAATATACGTTGCGGGAGTTTCCGCCCAACATGATGGCTCGGTACTACAGCTTCCCCACGCTTGAGAAGATGTGGCAGGCGGAGATTGCCATCGGCGAGGCGGAGATCGCTCTTGAGCTCATGGGCTTCAACGCGGCCATGGTGGCGGCGAATATCACCACCTGCAACGAAGAAGAAATGGCCATGTTTGAACGCCTCTCTAAGGAGGTGCAGGGGCCGGGCTTCTTTGTGATCATAGCTGGCGATTCTCCAGAAGACTTTGCCTACAAGAAAAAGGTCCTTGAGACTATCGTCAAGGAAAATGACGGGCAGTCGCTTAAGACAGTCGAAGATCCGGAGCTTGAGGGTATCCTGCTTACGCAGTGCACAAGAATCAGTGCATCAGTTCGGGAGACGTTCCGACCGGGTGGGTACTTCAAGTCGATTCCCATCATGGGTCAACGTGACCTTACTATTCGTTGGGCTGTAGGTGCTGGCAAGGCCAAGCTCCCGCTTATTGAGCAGGGTCTTATTGCCGATGACGGTGGCGGATTCTTCGGCTGGGGA containing:
- a CDS encoding (Fe-S)-binding protein; translation: MALEDYAGDMNMCCRCSACKFIPLQMIKGYKHAYVCPSISRYNFHFFSGGGRLNLGVAGLEQGFKYTPWYLSSVYNCQQCGACDVSCKYGMDMEVLLPIQELRIKAVEDGHAHPALARVVERMNKTGSMVPMEGASRGDWAADLGLKDATQEKVEVLYHVGCLTSFDKDMQAVARATAKVLGAAGIDFGILGDAETCCGGRAYEMGHKNDFMTQAKKSMEVIRSTGAKFLVTSCAECYQAYKVLYDRFGLRNDSELKVLHTSQLLDEVISQGNLKLSGRVDLCVTYHDPCHLGRLGEPWIHWQGKKVPGDRFIFDPPKPYRRGTNGVYEPPRRVLKSVPGVILEEMDRIKEYAWCAGSCGGVTDSNPEFAEWTAEQRLEEALCTGAEAIVSATPWGEKLLRDVAKKNDVQLEVYDLVELVAQAI
- a CDS encoding FAD-binding oxidoreductase; translation: MALTKEMYEAFAGVVGEENLCDDPAMMAAYFRTDFAAVVMPKDTAEVQAVVRLCNKFKLKFRPICTGWTGVFQPGSVLLDLRRMNRIIEINEKNMYAVVEPYVTSAQLQAELFKRGLNTNMKGAGAQCSAMLRGHGHLDQSCGADDRNHLAVEWVTPEGELVKMGSWGAIGEWFCGDGPGPSLRSLVSSVVPPSTTPGVFTKVAMKLYHWPGPDKYALEGYSPKYTLREFPPNMMARYYSFPTLEKMWQAEIAIGEAEIALELMGFNAAMVAANITTCNEEEMAMFERLSKEVQGPGFFVIIAGDSPEDFAYKKKVLETIVKENDGQSLKTVEDPELEGILLTQCTRISASVRETFRPGGYFKSIPIMGQRDLTIRWAVGAGKAKLPLIEQGLIADDGGGFFGWGVEHGHLGKTEIFCKFSPLNPEAWKAVNKWHQEQVQRALDEKYFALTMGPQEEIDKKVGPALSNYHLWWYKVLDALDPNGVVPDKGLSNLTP